One Rosa chinensis cultivar Old Blush chromosome 3, RchiOBHm-V2, whole genome shotgun sequence DNA window includes the following coding sequences:
- the LOC112191718 gene encoding uncharacterized protein LOC112191718 isoform X1, which yields MATLPLFVFSLFLSTISFLCSTTPTPTGKGIDLENPVLNVNPAPLSLSGHLPTAGSKDVLFCERVRVSGIPRSKIGSYANSFRITLSPSVVIPERLHSKIEVCFHRNDSLGLCQCRNDEWKNLEKGLWESVMSPYEEKYVDVKYIGNLLGSSSITVEEVSQQWRLWFLAVGFILLLLAPSISSWVHFYYSTSMVIGVFMVIIFLLFQGMKLLPFGRKNFFYLVTVYGSVLGAGSYLFHHFSAMVNSILVNFGISEDMHNLISKFLLVAIILMGAALGYWIGRKLFISKDGTVDVVVAQFAMWAIRFFGITFISQSTLDTPLAIGALVSCLVICKLITSVKWHGRMNQSNGASGSPLQQKGRHVTGRHSRPEFLCRSSALEAWNSTRGASAWSDSPVKGVVSPSFRTCDQQEYYSTFHKMRNRKKFTKKEWDDFTKESTRHALAEWAASPEFTDWIIEHADRIQLLPSDSSDETVGSESDSTDENVVGSTDRCGFLKW from the exons ATGGCTACCCTTCCTCTCttcgttttctctctctttctttcgacCATCTCATTCTTATGTTCCACTACCCCTACCCCTACCGGGAAAG GCATTGATCTTGAAAACCCAGTACTAAATGTCAACCCAGCACCGCTTTCTCTTTCTGGGCACTTGCCTACCGCTGGTTCTAAagatgttttattttgtgaacgGGTTCGAGTTTCTGGTATACCTAGATCAAAAATTGGGAGTTATGCAAATTCCTTTCGGATTACTCTCTCTCCATCTGTCGTAATCCCAGAGAGGTTGCATAGCAAAATTGAGGTCTGTTTTCACCG TAATGATTCGCTTGGACTCTGTCAGTGTAGAAATGATGAATGGAAAAATCTCGAGAAAGGGCTATGGGAATCTGTCATGTCCCCTTATGAGGAGAAATATGTTGATGTCAAGTACATTGGCAATTTACTTGGGTCTTCTAGCATCACTGTTGAAGAAG TTTCTCAGCAATGGCGCCTTTGGTTTCTAGCAGTGGGATTCATTTTACTGTTGCTGGCACCAAGCATCAGTAGTTGGGTTCATTTTTATTATAGCACTTCAATGGTCATAGGAGTTTTTATGGTCATTATATTCCTTCTCTTCCAG GGAATGAAATTGCTGCCATTTGGAAGAAAAAATTTCTTCTATCTTGTTACTGTATATGGATCAGTG CTTGGAGCCGGATCTTATCTCTTTCATCACTTCTCTGCCATGGTAAATTCAATTCTTGTAAATTTTGGGATTAGTGAAGACATGCACAATCTG ATCTCTAAATTTTTACTGGTGGCGATTATCCTTATGGGTGCTGCACTAGGTTACTGGATTGGGAGGAAGCTTTTCATCTCAAAGGATGGAACAGTAGATGTTGTTGTAGCCCAATTTGCTATGTGGGCAATCCGCTTTTTTGGAATCACATTCATCTCTCAG AGCACTCTCGATACTCCTTTGGCTATTGGAGCGTTGGTTTCCTGCTTGGTTATCTGCAAACTTATCACTTCTGTGAAGTGGCATGGTAGAAT GAATCAGTCAAATGGTGCGAGTGGGAGTCCTTTACAGCAGAAAGGAAGACACGTCACAGGAAGACACAGTCGTCCAGAGTTCCTTTGCAGGTCAAGCGCACTAGAGGCATGGAACAGTACAAGGGGTGCATCTGCTTGGTCTGATTCTCCTGTTAAAG GTGTTGTGTCGCCATCTTTTAGGACATGTGATCAACAGGAGTACTATTCAACCTTCCACAAGATGCGAAACCGAAAGAAGTTCACAAAGAAAGAGTGGGATGATTTTACAAAGGAATCAACACGGCATGCTCTAGCAGAATGGGCAGCATCTCCTGAATTCACCGATTGGATTATCGAGCATGCCGACCGCATACAACTCCTTCCAAGCGATAGTTCAGATGAAACTGTGGGTAGTGAATCTGATTCTACTGATGAGAATGTCGTGGGGAGCACGGATAGGTGTGGTTTTCTCAAATGGTAG
- the LOC112191718 gene encoding uncharacterized protein LOC112191718 isoform X3, producing the protein MQWLPFLSSFSLSFFRPSHSYVPLPLPLPGKCRNDEWKNLEKGLWESVMSPYEEKYVDVKYIGNLLGSSSITVEEVSQQWRLWFLAVGFILLLLAPSISSWVHFYYSTSMVIGVFMVIIFLLFQGMKLLPFGRKNFFYLVTVYGSVLGAGSYLFHHFSAMVNSILVNFGISEDMHNLISKFLLVAIILMGAALGYWIGRKLFISKDGTVDVVVAQFAMWAIRFFGITFISQSTLDTPLAIGALVSCLVICKLITSVKWHGRMNQSNGASGSPLQQKGRHVTGRHSRPEFLCRSSALEAWNSTRGASAWSDSPVKGVVSPSFRTCDQQEYYSTFHKMRNRKKFTKKEWDDFTKESTRHALAEWAASPEFTDWIIEHADRIQLLPSDSSDETVGSESDSTDENVVGSTDRCGFLKW; encoded by the exons ATGCAATGGCTACCCTTCCTCTCttcgttttctctctctttctttcgacCATCTCATTCTTATGTTCCACTACCCCTACCCCTACCGGGAAAG TGTAGAAATGATGAATGGAAAAATCTCGAGAAAGGGCTATGGGAATCTGTCATGTCCCCTTATGAGGAGAAATATGTTGATGTCAAGTACATTGGCAATTTACTTGGGTCTTCTAGCATCACTGTTGAAGAAG TTTCTCAGCAATGGCGCCTTTGGTTTCTAGCAGTGGGATTCATTTTACTGTTGCTGGCACCAAGCATCAGTAGTTGGGTTCATTTTTATTATAGCACTTCAATGGTCATAGGAGTTTTTATGGTCATTATATTCCTTCTCTTCCAG GGAATGAAATTGCTGCCATTTGGAAGAAAAAATTTCTTCTATCTTGTTACTGTATATGGATCAGTG CTTGGAGCCGGATCTTATCTCTTTCATCACTTCTCTGCCATGGTAAATTCAATTCTTGTAAATTTTGGGATTAGTGAAGACATGCACAATCTG ATCTCTAAATTTTTACTGGTGGCGATTATCCTTATGGGTGCTGCACTAGGTTACTGGATTGGGAGGAAGCTTTTCATCTCAAAGGATGGAACAGTAGATGTTGTTGTAGCCCAATTTGCTATGTGGGCAATCCGCTTTTTTGGAATCACATTCATCTCTCAG AGCACTCTCGATACTCCTTTGGCTATTGGAGCGTTGGTTTCCTGCTTGGTTATCTGCAAACTTATCACTTCTGTGAAGTGGCATGGTAGAAT GAATCAGTCAAATGGTGCGAGTGGGAGTCCTTTACAGCAGAAAGGAAGACACGTCACAGGAAGACACAGTCGTCCAGAGTTCCTTTGCAGGTCAAGCGCACTAGAGGCATGGAACAGTACAAGGGGTGCATCTGCTTGGTCTGATTCTCCTGTTAAAG GTGTTGTGTCGCCATCTTTTAGGACATGTGATCAACAGGAGTACTATTCAACCTTCCACAAGATGCGAAACCGAAAGAAGTTCACAAAGAAAGAGTGGGATGATTTTACAAAGGAATCAACACGGCATGCTCTAGCAGAATGGGCAGCATCTCCTGAATTCACCGATTGGATTATCGAGCATGCCGACCGCATACAACTCCTTCCAAGCGATAGTTCAGATGAAACTGTGGGTAGTGAATCTGATTCTACTGATGAGAATGTCGTGGGGAGCACGGATAGGTGTGGTTTTCTCAAATGGTAG
- the LOC112191718 gene encoding uncharacterized protein LOC112191718 isoform X2, protein MATLPLFVFSLFLSTISFLCSTTPTPTGKGIDLENPVLNVNPAPLSLSGHLPTAGSKDVLFCERVRVSGIPRSKIGSYANSFRITLSPSVVIPERLHSKIEVCFHRNDEWKNLEKGLWESVMSPYEEKYVDVKYIGNLLGSSSITVEEVSQQWRLWFLAVGFILLLLAPSISSWVHFYYSTSMVIGVFMVIIFLLFQGMKLLPFGRKNFFYLVTVYGSVLGAGSYLFHHFSAMVNSILVNFGISEDMHNLISKFLLVAIILMGAALGYWIGRKLFISKDGTVDVVVAQFAMWAIRFFGITFISQSTLDTPLAIGALVSCLVICKLITSVKWHGRMNQSNGASGSPLQQKGRHVTGRHSRPEFLCRSSALEAWNSTRGASAWSDSPVKGVVSPSFRTCDQQEYYSTFHKMRNRKKFTKKEWDDFTKESTRHALAEWAASPEFTDWIIEHADRIQLLPSDSSDETVGSESDSTDENVVGSTDRCGFLKW, encoded by the exons ATGGCTACCCTTCCTCTCttcgttttctctctctttctttcgacCATCTCATTCTTATGTTCCACTACCCCTACCCCTACCGGGAAAG GCATTGATCTTGAAAACCCAGTACTAAATGTCAACCCAGCACCGCTTTCTCTTTCTGGGCACTTGCCTACCGCTGGTTCTAAagatgttttattttgtgaacgGGTTCGAGTTTCTGGTATACCTAGATCAAAAATTGGGAGTTATGCAAATTCCTTTCGGATTACTCTCTCTCCATCTGTCGTAATCCCAGAGAGGTTGCATAGCAAAATTGAGGTCTGTTTTCACCG AAATGATGAATGGAAAAATCTCGAGAAAGGGCTATGGGAATCTGTCATGTCCCCTTATGAGGAGAAATATGTTGATGTCAAGTACATTGGCAATTTACTTGGGTCTTCTAGCATCACTGTTGAAGAAG TTTCTCAGCAATGGCGCCTTTGGTTTCTAGCAGTGGGATTCATTTTACTGTTGCTGGCACCAAGCATCAGTAGTTGGGTTCATTTTTATTATAGCACTTCAATGGTCATAGGAGTTTTTATGGTCATTATATTCCTTCTCTTCCAG GGAATGAAATTGCTGCCATTTGGAAGAAAAAATTTCTTCTATCTTGTTACTGTATATGGATCAGTG CTTGGAGCCGGATCTTATCTCTTTCATCACTTCTCTGCCATGGTAAATTCAATTCTTGTAAATTTTGGGATTAGTGAAGACATGCACAATCTG ATCTCTAAATTTTTACTGGTGGCGATTATCCTTATGGGTGCTGCACTAGGTTACTGGATTGGGAGGAAGCTTTTCATCTCAAAGGATGGAACAGTAGATGTTGTTGTAGCCCAATTTGCTATGTGGGCAATCCGCTTTTTTGGAATCACATTCATCTCTCAG AGCACTCTCGATACTCCTTTGGCTATTGGAGCGTTGGTTTCCTGCTTGGTTATCTGCAAACTTATCACTTCTGTGAAGTGGCATGGTAGAAT GAATCAGTCAAATGGTGCGAGTGGGAGTCCTTTACAGCAGAAAGGAAGACACGTCACAGGAAGACACAGTCGTCCAGAGTTCCTTTGCAGGTCAAGCGCACTAGAGGCATGGAACAGTACAAGGGGTGCATCTGCTTGGTCTGATTCTCCTGTTAAAG GTGTTGTGTCGCCATCTTTTAGGACATGTGATCAACAGGAGTACTATTCAACCTTCCACAAGATGCGAAACCGAAAGAAGTTCACAAAGAAAGAGTGGGATGATTTTACAAAGGAATCAACACGGCATGCTCTAGCAGAATGGGCAGCATCTCCTGAATTCACCGATTGGATTATCGAGCATGCCGACCGCATACAACTCCTTCCAAGCGATAGTTCAGATGAAACTGTGGGTAGTGAATCTGATTCTACTGATGAGAATGTCGTGGGGAGCACGGATAGGTGTGGTTTTCTCAAATGGTAG